The following coding sequences are from one Maridesulfovibrio bastinii DSM 16055 window:
- the bioD gene encoding dethiobiotin synthase produces MTKGLFITGTGTDVGKTLVTAGLVRFFQRNGLEPLAVKPVQSGAFVNEAGGYDSPDGHVYKTAGGSWDPALQCPFMFRGACSPHLAASLEGLEIKAAEIAEKVREVEEKGFLLVEGAGGAMVPLNDKETMIDLMKELGYPVLIVGSNILGSINHVLMTVEVLKHAGLSIAGIITTEPVKEEDVAGMHRDNIETIERFSDVPVLASLNWIPDFNIDNPGLWEEVDRIFDLIDMDLLQKRTGIVKNDEIYS; encoded by the coding sequence ATGACTAAGGGGCTTTTTATTACCGGGACTGGAACTGATGTAGGAAAGACTCTGGTTACGGCCGGTCTGGTCCGCTTCTTTCAGAGAAACGGTCTTGAACCTCTGGCTGTAAAGCCGGTTCAGTCCGGTGCTTTTGTAAATGAAGCAGGCGGATATGATTCTCCTGATGGTCATGTCTACAAGACAGCCGGAGGTTCGTGGGACCCTGCTCTGCAATGCCCTTTCATGTTCAGGGGAGCATGTTCCCCGCATCTTGCCGCCAGCCTTGAGGGTCTGGAAATAAAAGCCGCTGAAATTGCAGAGAAAGTCCGTGAGGTTGAAGAAAAAGGCTTTCTGCTTGTTGAAGGAGCCGGCGGAGCGATGGTTCCTCTTAATGATAAGGAAACCATGATCGATCTCATGAAGGAACTTGGATATCCGGTTTTAATTGTCGGGTCTAATATTCTGGGGTCAATCAACCATGTTTTAATGACTGTGGAAGTCCTTAAACATGCAGGGCTTTCAATTGCCGGAATTATTACAACCGAGCCTGTGAAAGAAGAAGATGTGGCAGGAATGCACCGGGATAATATTGAAACCATAGAACGATTCAGTGATGTTCCGGTTCTGGCTTCGCTGAACTGGATTCCTGATTTTAATATAGATAATCCCGGCCTGTGGGAAGAAGTTGACCGTATTTTTGACCTTATTGATATGGATCTGCTGCAAAAAAGAACCGGTATAGTAAAAAATGACGAAATCTATTCTTGA
- the bioA gene encoding adenosylmethionine--8-amino-7-oxononanoate transaminase has translation MTKSILEFDREHIWHPYTSATHPLNAYPVDHAEGVRIFLSDGRELIDGMASWWSVIHGYNNPVLNKALVDQTSKMAHVMFGGLTHEPAVKLAETLIKISPANLDHVFFADSGSVSVEVALKMAIQYWQAIGRPEKNRLMTIKGGYHGDTLGAMSVCDPVNGMHSLFTSVLPKHIFAEIPACRYDEPFDENCFTDFLDKIERHADELAAVILEPIVQGAGGMRFYSPQYLKMVRAACDKNNVLLICDEIATGFGRTGALFASNIAGISPDIMCVGKSLTGGYMTLAATLASSKVARGISADGGVFMHGPTFMGNPLACAVANASLKLLLESDWEKRIPEISARMDKGFAPCRAMEHVADVRTLGAIGVVELKKAVEMEKIQRQFVEHGVWVRPFGRLVYIMPPYVISDADLDKLTSAICKVVELQK, from the coding sequence ATGACGAAATCTATTCTTGAATTCGACCGTGAGCATATCTGGCATCCCTACACCTCAGCGACCCATCCTTTAAATGCCTATCCTGTTGACCATGCTGAAGGGGTCAGAATTTTTTTAAGTGACGGACGGGAACTTATTGATGGTATGGCCTCCTGGTGGAGTGTTATTCACGGGTATAACAACCCTGTTCTGAATAAGGCCCTTGTGGACCAGACTTCTAAAATGGCTCATGTGATGTTCGGCGGTCTGACTCATGAACCGGCTGTAAAACTAGCTGAAACCCTGATAAAAATAAGTCCCGCCAATCTTGACCATGTCTTTTTTGCCGACTCTGGTTCCGTGTCGGTTGAAGTCGCTTTAAAAATGGCGATTCAATACTGGCAGGCTATCGGAAGGCCGGAAAAGAACAGACTGATGACAATTAAGGGCGGGTATCACGGTGACACTCTAGGAGCCATGTCGGTCTGTGATCCGGTAAACGGCATGCATTCCCTTTTTACTTCAGTTCTTCCTAAGCATATTTTCGCTGAAATCCCCGCATGTCGCTACGATGAACCCTTTGATGAAAATTGTTTTACAGATTTTCTTGATAAGATTGAAAGGCATGCCGATGAACTTGCGGCCGTAATTCTTGAGCCTATTGTCCAGGGGGCCGGAGGGATGAGATTTTATTCTCCCCAGTACCTGAAGATGGTCCGTGCCGCCTGTGATAAAAATAATGTTCTGCTTATCTGTGATGAAATTGCTACCGGATTCGGAAGAACCGGTGCTCTTTTTGCCAGCAATATTGCCGGAATAAGTCCTGATATTATGTGCGTTGGGAAATCGCTGACAGGTGGCTATATGACCCTTGCAGCAACCCTTGCCAGCTCAAAGGTTGCCCGTGGAATTTCTGCTGACGGCGGAGTTTTCATGCATGGTCCGACATTTATGGGTAATCCGCTTGCCTGTGCTGTTGCCAATGCTTCTTTAAAGCTGCTTCTTGAAAGCGACTGGGAAAAGCGCATTCCTGAAATTTCAGCAAGAATGGACAAAGGCTTTGCTCCATGCAGGGCTATGGAACATGTGGCTGACGTAAGGACTCTTGGGGCCATAGGCGTTGTTGAATTGAAGAAAGCAGTAGAAATGGAAAAGATACAGCGTCAGTTTGTAGAGCATGGTGTCTGGGTTCGCCCATTCGGCAGACTTGTTTACATTATGCCTCCTTACGTAATTTCCGATGCCGATCTTGATAAACTGACTTCAGCTATCTGCAAAGTTGTTGAACTTCAAAAATAA
- the bioB gene encoding biotin synthase BioB produces MDRQDKNKMWAAVHSGTAIDEHTAVSILGAGHGELSEILHAAHTVTSRSFGREVSLCSIANVRSGNCSEDCRFCAQSSYYEVASAQIYPLMSNEEMKDCSRKASAAPIEFFSYVTSGRALGPKSLSKLCETVHELEKEESKNPGMAHCASLGCLSYEDLCRLKESGMVRYHHNLETSRSYFPEVCTTHSFDERIRTIRDAKKAGLEVCSGGLLGLGESPAQRVELAMELAEHNVDSIPLNFLIPIAGTPLEHMQPMKPLEILLAIAMFRLTNPHAEVRMAAGRPSLRNLQAFIFPAGCNGLMVGDFLTVHGQGIQDDIQMLEDLGLTPRQRN; encoded by the coding sequence ATGGACAGACAAGATAAGAATAAGATGTGGGCAGCAGTCCACTCCGGCACGGCGATTGATGAACATACAGCGGTTTCAATTTTGGGAGCCGGGCATGGTGAACTTTCAGAAATTCTGCATGCGGCACATACCGTGACTTCGCGGAGTTTCGGGCGTGAGGTCAGCCTCTGCTCAATTGCCAATGTCCGCAGCGGAAACTGTAGTGAGGATTGCCGCTTCTGCGCCCAGTCCAGCTATTACGAAGTTGCTTCAGCCCAGATATATCCACTCATGAGTAATGAGGAGATGAAGGACTGTTCCCGCAAGGCATCAGCCGCTCCTATTGAGTTTTTCAGTTATGTTACCAGTGGACGGGCCTTGGGACCGAAGTCTCTTTCAAAGCTTTGTGAAACCGTGCATGAGCTTGAAAAAGAAGAATCAAAGAATCCGGGAATGGCGCACTGCGCTTCATTAGGGTGTTTAAGCTATGAAGATCTTTGCAGGCTCAAGGAATCGGGGATGGTGCGCTATCACCATAATCTTGAAACTTCGCGCAGTTATTTCCCGGAAGTCTGCACTACACACAGCTTTGATGAGCGGATAAGGACAATTCGTGATGCCAAAAAAGCCGGGCTTGAAGTCTGTAGTGGTGGCTTACTTGGACTTGGCGAGTCTCCAGCACAGCGTGTCGAGCTTGCAATGGAGCTTGCCGAACACAATGTTGATTCTATCCCGCTAAATTTTCTGATTCCCATTGCAGGTACTCCATTGGAGCACATGCAGCCGATGAAGCCGCTTGAAATTTTGCTTGCAATTGCCATGTTCAGACTGACCAATCCGCATGCGGAAGTCCGAATGGCCGCAGGCAGACCCTCGCTTAGAAATTTACAGGCTTTTATTTTCCCCGCCGGATGTAACGGGCTTATGGTCGGAGATTTTCTGACGGTTCATGGTCAGGGAATACAGGATGATATTCAGATGCTCGAAGATCTTGGACTTACCCCAAGGCAGCGTAACTGA
- a CDS encoding UbiD family decarboxylase — MGYKNTAQCLEALRKKNELLEIDTEVDAAIEAGAIQRRVFNAGGPALLFTNVKGCKFPMAANIYGTKERLNYIFRDTVKTVERLMKLKLSPMEALKKPWRYLGAPRTAWHTIPKRLNDGPVIKNECKISDLPGLVSWPNDGGAYVTLPQVYTESPENPGYGNSNLGMYRVQLNGNNFVTDQEVGLHYQIHRGIGHHHAQALKKGEQLKVNIFVGGPPAMTMAAVMPLPEGIAEIFFAGAIGGHRIPMIKNPGGLPLLSEADFCICGTVSSEEKPEGPFGDHLGYYSLAHDFPVLKVEKVYHRENAVWPFTTVGRPPQEDTMFGEFIHELTSELVPSVFSGVHEVHAVDAAGVHPLLLAIGSERYVPYASERQPQELLTNALALLGNTQTSLSKYVFIAAEEDLPEGLSCHNIPDFFTHMLERVDLNRDLHFITRTTIDTLDYSGISLNQGSKLIWAAAGSKKRTLSSSIPEGFKLPDGFSNPKVFAPGIMVINGYKHDKKRDTQDPGLEKLGNFLKEINGIEGFPMIVVADDAEFTAKNWDNFLWVTFTRSDPATDMYGVGAATHAKHWEAGKSVIIDGRLKTYHAPPLEPDPEIEKKVDALGAPGGPLHGII, encoded by the coding sequence ATGGGATATAAAAATACGGCGCAATGCCTCGAAGCTCTGCGGAAAAAAAATGAACTGCTTGAGATAGACACGGAAGTAGATGCAGCCATTGAAGCCGGAGCCATTCAAAGAAGGGTTTTCAATGCCGGAGGCCCTGCCCTGCTCTTTACCAACGTCAAGGGCTGTAAATTCCCGATGGCGGCTAATATTTACGGAACAAAAGAAAGACTTAATTATATTTTCAGAGATACAGTTAAAACTGTTGAACGCCTTATGAAGCTGAAACTCAGCCCCATGGAGGCTCTTAAAAAGCCTTGGCGCTACCTCGGCGCACCACGCACGGCATGGCACACTATCCCTAAGAGACTAAACGACGGCCCGGTTATCAAAAATGAATGCAAAATTTCTGACCTTCCGGGACTTGTTTCATGGCCGAATGACGGTGGAGCTTATGTCACTCTGCCGCAGGTTTACACTGAAAGCCCTGAAAATCCCGGTTATGGAAATTCAAACCTCGGTATGTACAGGGTTCAACTCAACGGAAATAATTTTGTCACTGATCAGGAAGTAGGACTCCACTATCAGATTCACCGCGGCATAGGTCACCACCATGCTCAGGCTCTGAAAAAAGGGGAACAGCTCAAAGTTAATATTTTTGTCGGCGGACCTCCTGCCATGACTATGGCCGCGGTTATGCCTCTGCCGGAAGGAATTGCAGAAATATTTTTCGCTGGAGCCATAGGCGGACACCGTATTCCTATGATCAAAAATCCCGGTGGACTACCACTGCTTTCCGAAGCTGACTTCTGCATCTGCGGAACAGTTTCAAGTGAGGAAAAGCCGGAGGGACCTTTCGGAGATCACCTTGGGTACTACAGCCTTGCACATGATTTTCCAGTTCTCAAAGTAGAAAAAGTATATCACCGGGAAAATGCGGTCTGGCCTTTTACAACTGTAGGCAGACCGCCGCAGGAAGATACTATGTTCGGAGAATTTATTCACGAACTGACCTCAGAGCTTGTTCCTTCTGTTTTCTCAGGTGTTCATGAAGTCCATGCTGTTGATGCAGCAGGAGTCCACCCTCTGCTTCTGGCTATAGGCAGTGAGCGTTATGTTCCTTATGCCAGCGAACGCCAGCCGCAGGAACTGCTTACAAACGCCCTTGCCCTGCTGGGCAATACCCAGACTTCACTTTCAAAATATGTATTCATCGCAGCTGAGGAAGACCTCCCGGAAGGGCTCTCATGCCATAATATACCTGACTTTTTCACCCATATGCTGGAACGGGTAGACCTGAACCGTGATCTGCATTTTATAACCCGCACAACAATTGATACCCTTGATTACTCCGGCATAAGCCTTAATCAGGGATCAAAATTGATCTGGGCCGCAGCAGGATCAAAAAAACGTACTCTCTCAAGCAGCATTCCAGAAGGATTCAAGCTTCCTGACGGATTCAGTAACCCTAAAGTCTTTGCACCGGGAATTATGGTGATTAACGGTTACAAGCATGATAAAAAACGGGATACTCAGGACCCCGGACTGGAAAAGCTTGGTAATTTCCTTAAGGAGATAAACGGCATCGAAGGTTTTCCGATGATCGTAGTTGCCGATGATGCGGAGTTTACCGCTAAAAACTGGGATAATTTCCTGTGGGTTACATTTACAAGGTCTGATCCTGCTACCGATATGTACGGTGTAGGTGCAGCAACTCACGCCAAGCACTGGGAAGCTGGAAAATCTGTAATAATTGATGGCAGATTAAAAACATATCACGCTCCGCCGCTTGAACCGGACCCGGAAATAGAGAAAAAAGTCGATGCTCTAGGAGCTCCCGGCGGACCTCTGCATGGAATTATCTAG
- a CDS encoding PilZ domain-containing protein: MLSQTYKLKMASTPGLKVSIELAGLNDKAPTVVLGGLHGKYIMLRYPVVHPNDKSLWTEYLYSGNTATIRYIFDGVASGFKTELVKLINSPDKIIFLRYPKRVETYNLRRHQRVNCYLEATIAVKDQTSTAMIEDLSTSGCALSYLIEEGSLIPEIGDKVKVHCPYFTDSEDELMPCKVQRTTKDSRRATLGLTFHRPSPEVLMKIQDYVSNIISIAH, translated from the coding sequence ATGCTTAGCCAGACATATAAATTAAAAATGGCCAGCACTCCGGGCCTCAAAGTTTCGATTGAACTTGCAGGACTAAATGATAAAGCTCCAACAGTTGTCCTTGGTGGTCTGCATGGCAAATACATAATGCTTCGCTATCCGGTGGTTCATCCAAATGACAAAAGCCTCTGGACTGAATATCTGTATTCCGGGAACACCGCCACTATCCGCTATATATTTGACGGCGTGGCTTCCGGATTTAAGACGGAGCTGGTAAAACTTATCAATTCCCCTGATAAAATTATTTTTCTGCGCTATCCGAAACGGGTTGAAACTTATAATCTCAGGCGGCATCAAAGAGTTAACTGTTATCTTGAAGCAACTATAGCGGTCAAAGATCAGACTTCAACGGCAATGATCGAAGATCTCAGTACCAGCGGATGCGCCCTCAGCTATCTTATTGAAGAAGGCAGCTTAATTCCTGAAATAGGTGACAAAGTGAAAGTTCACTGCCCTTATTTTACTGATAGTGAGGATGAGCTCATGCCCTGCAAAGTTCAAAGAACAACTAAAGACAGCCGCAGGGCCACACTGGGGCTTACTTTTCATAGACCTTCACCGGAAGTGCTTATGAAAATACAGGATTATGTATCCAACATAATTTCAATAGCCCATTGA
- a CDS encoding tetratricopeptide repeat protein yields MNHVLGIYSYCAKSHTGVGTTMKRGEAQTYYYVTRTDVDEFILQPLNQYDIPSGVIIKLSKKDFLTSYSPEPGYYEKKSFPALKSLEAKISKGEQFYEDGSLDESEKEFAKALIMDPENTRANLGMGSVLSAKGNRKKLENILEILINKDDTFMNEQRQQFNTFAISLRKQSLYDHALRFYTKAIELNSDDENLYFNLSRVHYDMGNNGMALQHIEKALEIQPDMEWAQKFKSYIEKRMQNA; encoded by the coding sequence ATGAATCACGTATTAGGAATATATTCTTATTGCGCCAAATCTCATACTGGTGTCGGAACCACTATGAAGCGGGGTGAAGCGCAGACGTATTATTATGTCACCCGAACAGATGTGGATGAATTTATACTGCAACCCCTTAATCAGTACGATATCCCCTCAGGAGTTATTATAAAACTCTCCAAAAAAGATTTTTTAACCAGCTACTCTCCTGAACCCGGATATTATGAAAAGAAATCATTCCCTGCCTTAAAATCCCTTGAGGCTAAAATATCAAAAGGCGAACAATTTTATGAAGACGGCTCCCTTGATGAGTCCGAAAAGGAATTTGCCAAAGCTCTTATAATGGACCCAGAAAATACAAGAGCCAATCTTGGTATGGGGTCAGTTCTCTCGGCAAAGGGAAATAGAAAAAAACTGGAAAATATTTTAGAAATACTCATAAACAAAGATGATACGTTTATGAATGAGCAGCGTCAGCAGTTTAATACCTTTGCAATTTCGCTAAGAAAACAGTCGTTATACGACCATGCACTACGATTTTATACCAAGGCAATCGAGTTGAACAGTGATGACGAAAACCTGTACTTTAACCTGTCCCGAGTTCATTATGATATGGGCAACAACGGGATGGCGTTGCAGCATATAGAAAAAGCACTGGAAATTCAGCCCGATATGGAATGGGCACAAAAATTCAAGTCATATATAGAAAAACGGATGCAAAATGCTTAG
- a CDS encoding protease inhibitor I42 family protein codes for MNPFGDSEKEYNLDNKYQIDVTMKPGESLILDMRNPGSGGYEFSGASFNPDLLNLEYFHIIKPESNMSGDFGRWRFVFKAIKIGDDVITINIKRPFEKIKESYKIAQIKITEDGEPFILW; via the coding sequence ATGAATCCCTTTGGTGATTCCGAAAAGGAATATAATCTGGACAACAAATATCAGATTGATGTGACCATGAAACCCGGTGAGTCACTTATCCTTGATATGCGCAACCCCGGTTCAGGTGGGTACGAGTTTTCAGGAGCCAGTTTTAATCCTGATCTTTTAAATCTGGAGTATTTTCACATCATAAAACCGGAATCAAACATGTCAGGTGATTTTGGAAGATGGCGTTTTGTATTTAAAGCAATTAAAATTGGAGATGATGTCATAACTATTAATATAAAACGTCCATTTGAAAAAATAAAAGAGTCTTATAAAATAGCTCAGATTAAAATAACCGAAGACGGTGAACCTTTTATTCTCTGGTAA